A single genomic interval of Streptomyces sp. 1222.5 harbors:
- a CDS encoding RNA polymerase sigma factor SigF: MKTAGIRSQAEVTEKTEQHRTGEGSLPGIADPKTVAPRDARELSRQFFRRLTELDEGTHEYQYARNTLIEMNMSLVRFAAGRFRNRGDDMEDIVQTGMIGLIKAIDRFELAREVEFTSFALPYIVGEIKRFFRDTTWAVHVPRRLQELRVELAKAREELSSRLDRDPTVAELATLMNLSEGEVVEAQLASNGYNSASLDAALTGDGPEHGESVLADFIGVEEEGLRLVEDFHALAPLMAELSDRDRQIIHMRFVEEATQAEIGERLGCSQMHVSRLIKRIITRLRQGMLGELGCA; encoded by the coding sequence ATGAAAACCGCCGGGATCCGGTCGCAAGCAGAGGTCACCGAGAAGACCGAGCAGCACAGGACGGGCGAGGGATCACTGCCTGGGATCGCGGACCCCAAGACCGTCGCTCCGCGTGACGCACGTGAGCTGTCCCGCCAGTTCTTCCGCCGGCTGACCGAACTGGACGAGGGGACGCACGAGTACCAGTACGCGCGCAACACCCTCATCGAGATGAACATGTCGCTCGTGCGGTTCGCCGCGGGCCGGTTCCGCAACCGCGGCGACGACATGGAGGACATCGTCCAGACCGGCATGATCGGGCTGATCAAGGCCATCGACCGGTTCGAGCTGGCGCGCGAGGTCGAGTTCACCTCCTTCGCGCTGCCGTACATCGTCGGTGAGATCAAGCGGTTCTTCCGGGACACCACCTGGGCGGTGCACGTACCGCGCCGGCTCCAGGAACTGCGGGTGGAACTCGCCAAGGCGCGCGAGGAGCTGTCCAGCCGGCTGGACCGGGACCCCACGGTCGCCGAACTCGCCACGCTCATGAACCTCTCCGAGGGCGAGGTGGTCGAGGCCCAGCTCGCCTCCAACGGCTACAACTCCGCCTCCCTGGACGCCGCGCTCACCGGTGACGGTCCCGAGCACGGCGAGTCCGTCCTCGCCGACTTCATCGGCGTCGAGGAGGAGGGCCTGCGGCTCGTCGAGGACTTCCACGCGCTCGCGCCGCTGATGGCGGAGCTGAGCGACCGCGACCGGCAGATCATCCACATGCGCTTCGTCGAGGAGGCCACGCAGGCGGAGATCGGGGAACGGCTCGGCTGCTCCCAGATGCACGTCTCCCGGCTGATCAAGCGGATCATCACCCGGCTGCGCCAGGGGATGCTCGGCGAACTCGGCTGCGCCTGA
- a CDS encoding ATP-binding protein, protein MTEHLGGAVIPTGFDVPVEPLRRAAHYTGEPGCIAEARAFAAQFLEQLRTEWCAATNSRADGELLLMVSELVTNADRHSDGPYILELEGTDSSVTVSVYDSSGTLPRRYPKDPQRVGRHGLEIVHALASAVTVERVPVGKCVRASFELKR, encoded by the coding sequence ATGACCGAACACCTGGGCGGGGCAGTGATACCGACTGGTTTCGACGTACCCGTGGAGCCGCTGCGACGCGCGGCGCACTACACCGGCGAGCCCGGATGCATCGCGGAGGCGCGCGCGTTCGCCGCCCAGTTCCTGGAGCAGCTGCGCACGGAGTGGTGCGCCGCCACCAACAGCCGTGCCGACGGTGAGCTGCTCCTCATGGTGAGCGAGCTGGTGACCAACGCCGACCGACACAGCGACGGCCCGTACATCCTGGAGCTGGAGGGCACCGACAGCTCCGTCACGGTGTCCGTGTACGACAGCAGCGGCACCCTGCCCCGGCGCTACCCGAAGGACCCGCAGCGCGTCGGACGGCACGGTCTGGAGATCGTGCACGCCCTCGCCTCGGCGGTCACCGTGGAGCGCGTGCCCGTGGGCAAGTGCGTGCGCGCAAGCTTCGAGCTGAAACGCTGA
- a CDS encoding serine/threonine-protein kinase, with protein MAGETSLFRGRPSELIGRRVAGYLIESEVGRGGMAVVYRARDLRLDRTVALKLLAPELARNDTFRRRFTHESQVAAAIDHPHIVPVFEAGETDGLLYIAMRYVPGSDLRHLLDQRGPLPLADTVRISAQVASALDAAHEHGLVHRDVKPGNILIAAGTDSDHPEHVYLTDFGLTKKSLSLTGFTSVGQFVGTLDYVAPEQISGRPVDGRCDVYGLACVVHEALTGRPPFQREDDMALLWAHQYDDPPPPSGARPGLPAAVDTVFARALAKSPDARYDTCLDFVAALRATGTPVPATPPAPAAPQATAKPTPVPTPASPPAASGPDRPAPTAPAPPRWADPVFRG; from the coding sequence ATGGCCGGGGAGACCAGCCTGTTCCGCGGGCGCCCCTCCGAACTGATCGGCCGCCGGGTGGCCGGCTACCTCATCGAGAGCGAGGTAGGCCGCGGCGGCATGGCCGTCGTCTACCGCGCCCGCGACCTGCGACTGGACCGCACGGTGGCGCTCAAGCTGCTCGCGCCGGAACTCGCCCGCAACGACACCTTCCGCCGACGCTTCACCCACGAGTCCCAGGTCGCCGCCGCGATCGACCATCCGCACATCGTGCCGGTGTTCGAGGCCGGCGAGACGGACGGCCTGCTCTACATCGCCATGCGCTACGTCCCCGGCAGCGACCTGCGCCATCTGCTCGACCAGCGCGGTCCGCTGCCGCTCGCTGACACCGTGCGGATCAGCGCCCAGGTCGCCTCCGCCCTCGACGCCGCCCATGAACACGGTCTGGTGCACCGGGACGTCAAACCCGGCAACATCCTGATCGCCGCGGGCACCGACAGCGACCACCCCGAGCACGTGTACCTCACCGACTTCGGGCTCACCAAGAAGTCGCTCTCCCTGACCGGCTTCACCAGCGTCGGCCAGTTCGTCGGCACCCTCGACTACGTGGCCCCCGAGCAGATCTCCGGTCGCCCGGTCGACGGCCGCTGCGACGTCTACGGGCTGGCCTGTGTCGTCCACGAGGCCCTCACCGGGCGCCCGCCCTTCCAGCGCGAGGACGACATGGCGCTGCTCTGGGCCCACCAGTACGACGATCCGCCGCCGCCGAGCGGTGCGCGGCCGGGCCTCCCCGCCGCCGTCGACACCGTCTTCGCCCGCGCCCTCGCCAAGAGCCCCGACGCCCGCTACGACACCTGCCTCGACTTCGTCGCCGCCCTGCGCGCGACCGGCACGCCCGTACCGGCCACCCCGCCCGCCCCCGCCGCCCCGCAGGCGACCGCCAAGCCGACGCCCGTACCCACACCCGCGTCCCCGCCCGCGGCGAGCGGACCGGACCGTCCGGCGCCGACCGCGCCCGCGCCCCCGCGCTGGGCCGACCCCGTGTTCCGGGGCTAG
- a CDS encoding AraC family transcriptional regulator: MSVDPLSDALAVADARGVFSGGFTAGGRWAIRLRGRDKLKVNVLARGSCLLVAEGGAGPVALAEGDVVVSDGRRSYVLCSDPAVTPLDPAEVAVDPDTAVGALGGGEEVLCVSGHIDLSRDGGDLLRRALPDLIHVRAGATEAPVLRWLTGQLMAEMSGGRAGSAFSSDHLAQLMFVQVLRACLNEAAGLPPGWLRALADERLAPALRLMHADPARPWQLRELAGAAAMSRTTFAVRFREAAGVPPLTYLQNWRMSLAARALREDATPVAELARSVGYGSESAFSNAFKRTVGVAPRRYRDAVRG, encoded by the coding sequence ATGTCCGTCGATCCGCTCTCCGACGCGCTCGCCGTGGCCGACGCCCGCGGGGTGTTCTCCGGCGGTTTCACGGCCGGTGGCCGCTGGGCCATCCGGCTGCGAGGGCGCGACAAGCTCAAGGTCAACGTCCTCGCGCGGGGCTCCTGCCTGCTCGTCGCCGAGGGCGGAGCCGGGCCGGTGGCGCTGGCCGAGGGCGACGTCGTCGTTTCCGACGGCCGGCGTTCCTACGTGCTGTGCAGTGATCCGGCGGTCACCCCGCTGGACCCGGCCGAGGTCGCCGTGGACCCGGACACCGCCGTCGGCGCGCTCGGCGGCGGAGAGGAGGTGCTGTGCGTCTCCGGGCACATCGACCTCAGCCGGGACGGCGGCGATCTGCTGCGCCGGGCCCTGCCGGACCTGATCCACGTGCGGGCCGGCGCCACCGAGGCACCCGTGCTGCGCTGGCTCACCGGGCAGCTGATGGCGGAGATGAGCGGTGGCCGGGCCGGTTCCGCCTTCAGCTCCGACCACCTGGCCCAGCTGATGTTCGTCCAGGTGCTGCGAGCCTGCCTGAACGAGGCCGCGGGGCTGCCGCCCGGCTGGCTGCGGGCCCTCGCGGACGAGCGGCTGGCACCGGCCCTGCGGCTGATGCACGCCGACCCGGCCCGGCCGTGGCAGCTGCGGGAGCTGGCGGGGGCCGCCGCGATGTCCCGGACCACCTTCGCCGTCCGGTTCCGCGAGGCCGCCGGAGTGCCACCGCTCACCTACCTGCAGAACTGGCGCATGAGCCTGGCCGCCCGCGCGCTCCGCGAGGACGCCACCCCGGTGGCGGAACTGGCCCGCTCGGTCGGCTACGGCTCCGAAAGTGCCTTCAGCAACGCCTTCAAACGCACGGTCGGCGTCGCGCCCCGCCGCTACCGGGACGCGGTCAGGGGCTGA
- a CDS encoding FHA domain-containing protein produces MAERPVAPTAPELVLETDTGCTVMSPGHDYHVGRDPLSDIVLDDARVSWHHAVLRCAHDRWTLADERSTNGTYADGHRIEHWDVLPGSEIRFGNPTDGPRAVLTGAPEPARDRPSAVSMPELTGTFRRPTNVRPLPARTIRIGRAPDNDLVVDDLTVSRRHAELRAHTDGTYDIVDLGSHNGTYLNGRPTTQAPVGPGDTIGVGHSVFCLVGDELQEYVDTGEVSLDVQDLTVAVDDGDTVLLDHVSFPVGEKCLLAVVGPSGAGKSTLLNALTGQRPADRGTVLYDGRDLYHDYAELRGRIGLVPQDDILHPQLTVRAALSYAAELRFPEDTAKTERLARVDEVIRELGLEQRAEQPVHTLSGGQRKRVSVALELLTKPSLLFLDEPTSGLDPGMDRSVMNMLRGLADDGRTVIVVTHSVLSLGVCDRLLVLAPGGKVAYYGAPGDALAFFGFEQWPEAFEAFDRDPERDWAREYRESPFHRHYVTEATTRPHHPGPAPVAPAPPPRPRGAAAQFGTLVRRYTAVLGADRTFLMIMIALPFVMGAMARALAGGALVRDTAMNTLLILCVGAVLTGAANAVRELVKERAVYRRERAVGLPRSAYLMSKVAVLGTITVAQAVVLTLVALLGVDLGAPEGKGVLLPPLAEITLAVALLAFTAMMLGLLVSALVRKEEVTMPLLVLLAIVQVVFCGALLPLDGMPGLEQLAWLVPSRWALGAMAGTVGLSRIVPGDLTADPLFRHSAGVWLLDLAMLLVLSALYGFAVARLLRRHEPAVMRKRAAR; encoded by the coding sequence ATGGCGGAGCGGCCGGTCGCCCCGACGGCGCCCGAACTCGTCCTGGAGACCGACACGGGCTGCACGGTCATGAGCCCGGGTCACGACTATCACGTCGGACGTGACCCGCTGAGCGACATAGTCCTCGACGACGCCCGGGTCTCCTGGCACCACGCGGTCCTGCGGTGCGCCCACGACCGGTGGACCCTGGCGGACGAGCGGAGCACCAACGGCACCTACGCCGACGGACACAGGATCGAGCACTGGGACGTACTGCCCGGCAGCGAGATCCGCTTCGGCAATCCCACCGACGGCCCGCGCGCCGTCCTGACCGGCGCCCCCGAACCCGCCCGGGACCGGCCCTCCGCGGTGTCGATGCCCGAACTCACCGGCACCTTCCGCCGGCCCACCAACGTCCGGCCGCTGCCCGCGCGCACCATCCGCATCGGCCGGGCCCCCGACAACGACCTCGTGGTGGACGACCTGACCGTCTCCCGCCGGCACGCCGAACTGCGCGCGCACACCGACGGCACCTACGACATCGTCGACCTCGGCAGCCACAACGGCACGTACCTCAACGGCCGGCCCACCACCCAGGCCCCCGTCGGCCCCGGCGACACCATCGGCGTCGGGCACTCCGTGTTCTGCCTGGTCGGCGACGAACTCCAGGAGTACGTCGACACCGGCGAGGTCTCCCTCGACGTCCAGGACCTCACCGTCGCGGTCGACGACGGCGACACGGTCCTGCTGGACCACGTGTCCTTCCCGGTCGGGGAGAAGTGCCTGCTCGCTGTCGTCGGCCCGAGCGGCGCCGGCAAGTCCACCCTGCTGAACGCCCTGACCGGGCAGCGCCCCGCCGACCGCGGCACCGTCCTGTACGACGGCCGCGACCTCTACCACGACTACGCCGAACTGCGCGGACGCATCGGTCTGGTCCCGCAGGACGACATCCTGCACCCCCAGCTCACCGTCCGCGCCGCCCTGTCGTACGCCGCCGAACTGCGCTTCCCGGAGGACACCGCGAAGACCGAACGGCTCGCCCGGGTCGACGAGGTGATCCGTGAACTCGGCCTCGAACAACGCGCGGAGCAACCCGTGCACACCCTCTCCGGCGGCCAGCGCAAACGCGTCAGCGTCGCCCTGGAACTGCTCACCAAGCCCTCCCTGCTCTTCCTGGACGAGCCCACCTCCGGTCTCGACCCGGGTATGGACCGCTCGGTGATGAACATGCTCCGCGGCCTCGCCGACGACGGCCGCACGGTCATCGTGGTCACGCACAGCGTGCTGAGCCTGGGCGTCTGCGACCGCCTCCTGGTGCTGGCCCCCGGCGGCAAGGTCGCCTACTACGGCGCGCCCGGCGACGCCCTCGCCTTCTTCGGCTTCGAGCAGTGGCCGGAGGCCTTCGAGGCGTTCGACCGCGACCCGGAGCGCGACTGGGCCCGGGAGTACCGGGAGTCGCCGTTCCACCGGCACTACGTCACCGAAGCCACCACCCGGCCCCACCACCCCGGACCGGCTCCCGTCGCGCCGGCGCCACCGCCCCGCCCCCGCGGTGCCGCGGCGCAGTTCGGCACCCTGGTCCGCCGGTACACGGCCGTCCTCGGCGCCGACCGCACCTTCCTCATGATCATGATCGCCCTGCCGTTCGTCATGGGCGCCATGGCCCGGGCCCTGGCGGGCGGCGCGCTCGTCCGGGACACGGCGATGAACACGCTGCTCATCCTGTGCGTCGGGGCGGTACTGACCGGAGCCGCCAACGCGGTACGCGAACTGGTCAAGGAACGCGCCGTGTACCGCCGCGAACGGGCCGTCGGTCTGCCCAGATCCGCCTACCTGATGTCCAAGGTCGCGGTGCTCGGCACGATCACCGTCGCGCAGGCCGTCGTCCTCACTCTGGTCGCGCTGCTCGGCGTCGACCTCGGCGCCCCCGAAGGCAAGGGCGTCCTGCTGCCCCCGCTCGCCGAGATCACCCTCGCCGTCGCGCTCCTCGCGTTCACGGCGATGATGCTCGGCCTGCTGGTCTCCGCGCTGGTGCGCAAGGAGGAGGTGACGATGCCGCTGCTGGTGCTGCTCGCGATCGTCCAGGTCGTCTTCTGCGGTGCCCTGCTCCCCCTGGACGGCATGCCCGGCCTGGAACAGCTCGCCTGGCTCGTGCCGTCCCGCTGGGCGCTCGGCGCCATGGCCGGCACCGTCGGACTCTCCCGGATCGTGCCCGGCGACCTCACCGCCGACCCCCTGTTCCGGCACTCCGCGGGCGTCTGGCTGCTCGACCTGGCCATGCTGCTGGTGCTCTCCGCCCTCTACGGGTTCGCGGTCGCCCGGCTGCTGCGCCGGCACGAGCCGGCCGTGATGCGGAAGCGGGCGGCCCGATGA
- a CDS encoding streptophobe family protein — protein MSPPTVSERTVARHGWVQAVGTVLVALAVMTLLAALGLWAAGAADLPDGAFPRVVAATLVTAVGGSIELAGDAGALAESRAGVTVMPLSVTLAGALLIGGGFLRPLRHRAVASVRELAGWAARIAVLWVLALVGLALGARQTFAVDMGSGTLSDLAELFGAAPKVGFAANVPLTVLFGLLWLAGVLVLALAVARGAPLPGRLLRFRESVRPAAHAMVVLLLACVAIGLVTALIVAATRGHVTTTLALILLGLPNVAWLGFGLGLGATWDGRVDGPFGLPLPHVLDAVLRTPDVSELNLGSLTDYDGRYVWLVVVDALLLLAVAFRTAVCSPARVRPWQHAVRLAVALALTMLMICLTGRISAHYALSLLGIGDLGGGLSGELFLLPHLWQAVALGALWGLVTGFLGALPAHPVRRRRGTGGS, from the coding sequence GTGAGCCCTCCCACCGTCTCCGAGCGCACGGTCGCCCGTCACGGCTGGGTCCAGGCCGTGGGCACCGTGCTGGTCGCGCTCGCGGTAATGACGCTGTTGGCGGCGCTCGGGCTGTGGGCGGCCGGGGCCGCCGACCTGCCGGACGGCGCGTTTCCGAGGGTCGTCGCGGCCACCTTGGTGACGGCGGTCGGCGGCAGCATCGAACTGGCGGGCGACGCGGGCGCGCTCGCAGAGTCACGGGCCGGGGTCACCGTGATGCCGCTGTCGGTGACCCTCGCCGGCGCGCTGCTGATCGGCGGCGGCTTTTTGCGCCCGCTGCGGCACCGGGCGGTCGCCTCGGTGCGGGAACTGGCCGGGTGGGCCGCGAGGATCGCGGTGCTGTGGGTGCTCGCCCTGGTCGGTCTGGCCCTCGGCGCCCGGCAGACCTTCGCCGTCGACATGGGCAGCGGCACACTCAGCGATCTCGCGGAGCTGTTCGGCGCGGCGCCGAAGGTGGGCTTCGCCGCGAACGTCCCGCTGACCGTGCTGTTCGGGCTGCTGTGGCTCGCCGGAGTGCTCGTACTGGCGCTGGCGGTCGCGCGCGGGGCGCCGCTGCCGGGGCGGCTGCTGCGCTTCCGGGAGTCGGTGCGCCCGGCGGCGCACGCGATGGTCGTCCTGCTCCTCGCCTGCGTCGCCATCGGCCTCGTCACGGCACTGATCGTCGCGGCCACGCGCGGGCACGTGACCACGACCCTCGCGCTGATCCTGCTGGGCCTGCCCAATGTGGCCTGGCTGGGCTTCGGTCTCGGCCTCGGGGCGACCTGGGACGGCCGCGTCGACGGTCCGTTCGGGCTGCCGCTGCCACACGTCCTGGACGCCGTCCTGCGCACCCCGGACGTCTCGGAACTGAACCTGGGCTCCCTCACCGACTACGACGGCCGGTACGTGTGGCTGGTCGTCGTGGACGCGCTTCTGCTGCTCGCCGTCGCGTTCCGGACGGCGGTGTGCTCACCGGCCCGGGTCCGTCCGTGGCAGCACGCCGTGCGGCTGGCCGTCGCGCTGGCCCTGACGATGCTGATGATCTGTCTGACCGGGCGGATCTCGGCGCATTACGCGCTGTCCCTGCTCGGCATCGGCGACCTGGGCGGCGGACTGTCCGGGGAACTGTTCCTCCTGCCCCACCTGTGGCAGGCGGTGGCTCTGGGCGCGCTGTGGGGGCTGGTGACCGGCTTCCTGGGGGCGCTGCCGGCCCACCCGGTGCGCCGCAGACGCGGAACGGGCGGGTCCTAG
- a CDS encoding helix-turn-helix domain-containing protein has product MSDQVSDEARVIPLRPAPARPDAGRPAPGEPGPREPLWRDLVGEVLRRERRAQERTIKDVAEAARISLPYLSEVERGRKEASSEVLAAAAHALGLGLGDLLSLAHGELTRRTTPHRRPAAVPRRPYDGLALAA; this is encoded by the coding sequence GTGAGCGATCAGGTGAGCGACGAAGCCCGGGTGATCCCGCTGCGACCTGCCCCAGCCCGCCCGGACGCGGGCCGGCCGGCGCCCGGGGAACCGGGGCCGAGAGAACCGCTGTGGCGCGATCTGGTCGGCGAGGTGCTGCGCCGGGAGCGCCGGGCACAGGAGCGCACGATCAAGGACGTGGCCGAGGCGGCCCGTATCTCGCTGCCCTATCTGTCCGAGGTCGAGCGCGGCCGCAAGGAAGCCTCCTCGGAGGTCCTCGCGGCCGCCGCCCACGCGCTCGGCCTGGGCCTCGGCGACCTGCTGTCGCTGGCGCACGGCGAGCTGACCCGCCGGACGACCCCGCACCGCCGGCCGGCCGCCGTGCCGCGCCGCCCGTACGACGGGCTCGCCCTGGCCGCCTGA
- a CDS encoding epoxide hydrolase family protein, whose amino-acid sequence MTSSPAESIEPFRLSVPQSDLDDLYDRLDRTRWPAELPGAGWEYGVPAGYLRDLVRYWRHTYDWRAAEAELNRWPQYTTTIDGANVHFAQVPSPEPDATPLVLTHGWPGSIVEFLDVVGPLTDPVAHGGDAADAFHVVVPSLPGFGLSGPTTEPGWEAGRVADAWAELMRRLGHERFGVQGGDWGAAVSRELGRAHSDRVIGVHLNLLPGGQAATEPTEDELAGLGPEERERTLRSWRRWAEWSREGTGYAVLQSTRPHTLAYALTDSPVGQLAWIVEKFREWSDSEELPEEAVGRDRLLTNVMLYWLTGTAGSSGRIYYERAHAVGRAARPTEPSAAPTALALFPAEPQIALRHKAERTENLVRWTEFDRGGHFAAMEEPDLLVDDVRAFFRQLRRT is encoded by the coding sequence ATGACCTCTTCGCCTGCCGAGAGCATCGAGCCCTTCCGCCTGTCCGTCCCGCAGAGCGACCTCGACGACCTGTACGACCGCCTCGACCGCACCCGCTGGCCCGCCGAGCTGCCCGGCGCGGGCTGGGAGTACGGCGTCCCGGCCGGCTACCTGCGGGACCTGGTGCGGTACTGGCGGCACACCTACGACTGGCGTGCCGCCGAGGCGGAACTGAACCGGTGGCCGCAGTACACCACCACGATCGACGGGGCGAACGTCCACTTCGCCCAGGTGCCCTCCCCCGAGCCGGACGCTACCCCGCTGGTGCTGACCCACGGCTGGCCGGGCTCGATCGTGGAGTTCCTGGACGTGGTCGGCCCGCTCACCGACCCGGTGGCGCACGGCGGCGACGCGGCGGACGCCTTCCACGTCGTCGTGCCGAGCCTGCCGGGCTTCGGGCTGTCCGGCCCCACCACCGAGCCGGGCTGGGAGGCGGGCCGGGTGGCCGACGCCTGGGCGGAGCTGATGCGGCGGCTCGGTCACGAACGGTTCGGGGTGCAGGGCGGCGACTGGGGGGCGGCCGTCTCCCGCGAGCTGGGACGGGCCCACTCCGACCGGGTGATCGGCGTCCATCTGAATCTGCTGCCCGGCGGCCAGGCGGCGACCGAGCCGACGGAGGACGAGCTGGCCGGGCTCGGCCCCGAGGAGCGGGAGCGGACGCTGCGGTCCTGGCGGCGCTGGGCGGAGTGGTCGCGGGAGGGCACGGGGTACGCCGTCCTGCAGTCCACCCGGCCGCACACCCTGGCGTACGCCCTGACGGACTCCCCCGTCGGCCAGCTCGCCTGGATCGTGGAGAAGTTCCGGGAGTGGTCGGACTCCGAGGAACTGCCGGAGGAGGCGGTCGGCCGGGACCGGCTGCTGACGAACGTGATGCTGTACTGGCTGACCGGTACGGCCGGGTCGTCGGGCCGTATCTACTACGAGCGGGCGCACGCCGTCGGCCGGGCCGCCCGGCCGACGGAGCCGTCCGCGGCGCCGACCGCTCTCGCGCTGTTCCCGGCCGAACCGCAGATCGCGCTGCGGCACAAGGCGGAGCGGACCGAGAACCTCGTGCGCTGGACGGAGTTCGACCGGGGCGGCCACTTCGCGGCCATGGAGGAACCGGACCTGCTGGTCGACGACGTCCGGGCGTTCTTCCGGCAGCTGCGCCGCACCTGA
- a CDS encoding VOC family protein, giving the protein MTTDGFTTCLWFDGQAEEAAEFYVSVFKNSSIGRVSHYSDSGYGETGSVLTVEFTANGQRFVALNGGPQFTFNEAVSFQILCADQAEIDHYWAKLTENGGQPGPCGWLKDRYGVSWQVVYARLADMIHDPDRAKVDRATKAMMAMGKLDVAALDRAYAGE; this is encoded by the coding sequence ATGACCACCGACGGATTCACCACGTGTCTCTGGTTCGACGGCCAGGCCGAGGAGGCCGCCGAGTTCTACGTGTCCGTCTTCAAGAACTCCAGCATCGGCCGGGTCAGCCACTACAGCGACTCCGGGTACGGAGAGACCGGCTCGGTGCTGACGGTCGAGTTCACCGCCAACGGACAGCGGTTCGTCGCCCTCAACGGCGGACCCCAGTTCACCTTCAACGAGGCCGTCTCCTTCCAGATCCTGTGCGCCGACCAGGCGGAAATCGACCACTACTGGGCCAAGCTCACCGAGAACGGCGGACAGCCCGGCCCGTGCGGCTGGCTCAAGGACCGGTACGGCGTCTCGTGGCAGGTCGTCTACGCCCGGCTGGCCGACATGATCCACGACCCTGACCGGGCGAAGGTCGACCGGGCCACGAAGGCCATGATGGCCATGGGCAAGCTGGACGTCGCCGCGCTCGACAGGGCGTACGCGGGGGAGTAG
- a CDS encoding nuclear transport factor 2 family protein yields MSANTNRYESAAARYFEAWNATEPAAVEKAVAAAWTADGGYTDPLAEVRGHAGIAAVIAAVHEQFPGFVFRPLGAVDGHHDTARFGWELVNEADGSAPVAGFDVVTLDEEGRIRQVLGFLDRVPAGA; encoded by the coding sequence ATGTCCGCGAACACGAACCGTTACGAGAGTGCCGCCGCCCGTTACTTCGAGGCCTGGAACGCCACCGAGCCGGCGGCGGTCGAGAAGGCGGTCGCCGCCGCGTGGACCGCGGACGGCGGGTACACCGACCCGCTCGCCGAGGTGCGCGGGCACGCGGGGATCGCGGCCGTGATCGCCGCGGTCCACGAGCAGTTCCCGGGCTTCGTGTTCCGTCCGCTCGGTGCGGTGGACGGGCACCACGACACCGCGCGCTTCGGCTGGGAGCTGGTGAACGAGGCCGACGGCTCGGCGCCGGTGGCCGGGTTCGACGTGGTGACGCTGGACGAGGAGGGCCGTATCCGGCAGGTGCTCGGCTTCCTCGACCGGGTGCCGGCGGGCGCCTGA
- a CDS encoding aminoglycoside phosphotransferase family protein: MSAFHSGPPRKMHADEPDLDAPLVQRLIARRFPQWAGLPVRRLASSGTENAMFRLGSELVVRLPRRPGAVPDVVREQQWLPRLGPLLPAAVPEPLGVGEPDAGFPWPWSVYRWLDGRNPVAGAVAEPERLAEDLGAFVRALRDADPQDGPPGYRGGPLTDRDEPTRAAVAALAGSVDTGAVTALWERALNAPAHTGEPMWAHGDLSPGNVLVGGDGRLRAVIDFGTAGTGDPAVDLVVAWNLLPASSRGIFRAAVGADDAEWARGRGWALSISLIQLPYYRDTNPALAENSRHVIAEILDEAGRAS, from the coding sequence ATGAGTGCCTTCCACAGCGGGCCGCCGCGCAAGATGCACGCGGACGAGCCCGACCTCGACGCCCCGCTGGTCCAGCGCCTGATCGCCCGCCGGTTCCCGCAGTGGGCCGGCCTGCCGGTAAGGCGTCTCGCGTCCTCCGGGACCGAGAACGCCATGTTCCGGCTGGGCTCCGAGCTGGTGGTCCGGCTCCCCCGGCGCCCCGGAGCCGTACCGGACGTGGTGCGGGAGCAGCAGTGGCTGCCCCGGCTCGGTCCGCTGCTGCCGGCGGCCGTGCCCGAGCCGCTGGGGGTGGGCGAGCCGGATGCGGGTTTCCCGTGGCCCTGGTCCGTCTACCGATGGCTCGACGGCCGCAACCCCGTCGCGGGAGCCGTGGCGGAGCCGGAGCGGCTGGCGGAGGACCTGGGGGCGTTCGTGCGCGCGCTGCGCGACGCCGACCCGCAGGACGGTCCGCCCGGTTACCGGGGCGGGCCCCTGACGGACCGGGACGAGCCCACGCGTGCGGCCGTCGCCGCACTGGCGGGCAGCGTCGACACCGGCGCGGTGACGGCCCTGTGGGAGCGGGCGCTGAACGCCCCCGCCCACACCGGGGAGCCGATGTGGGCCCACGGCGACCTGTCTCCCGGGAACGTGCTGGTCGGCGGCGACGGCCGGCTGCGCGCCGTGATCGACTTCGGCACCGCCGGGACCGGCGATCCGGCCGTGGACCTCGTCGTCGCCTGGAACCTGCTGCCCGCGAGCTCCCGCGGCATCTTCCGCGCGGCCGTGGGCGCGGACGACGCCGAGTGGGCGCGCGGACGGGGCTGGGCGCTGTCGATCTCGCTGATCCAGCTGCCGTACTACCGGGACACCAATCCGGCGCTCGCGGAGAACTCCCGGCATGTGATCGCCGAGATCCTCGACGAGGCCGGACGGGCGTCCTGA